CATATTGGCGCAACAAGAACTGCTTCCGCCTCGTCCTCCTCTATTTTTTGCAGAATTCGTGGAATGAGACTGAAAGGAGGAAAAATATAGTACAAGTGATCTGTCCAGGTTAATGCAAAAGCATCAATGGCTAGTGCGTTTGGGTCAGGCTTTCGTGAAACATACTGcggtgttttgtgatttaacctaGAAGCAAACAAATCTATCGAAATGCCCGGAAACCTAATTTCAACTGATTGAAAAATTTTAGATTTCAGCGCCCATTCCAGGTCATCATTAACTGTTCGCGATTGTTCATCTGCCTCAGAATTTTGTTCGCCTGGCACGTGTGCCGCAGAAATGTGAATATTTCGTGCTATGCACCAAAACCAAATGTCTCTAGCTAAAGCATTCAATTCATGCTTTTTCCCCCCTAGGCAGTTCACGTAGGAGCAAGTAGTGGTATTGTCTGTAAATACTCTGACATGTTTGTCTGAAATATCTTTACAGAAGGTCAGGATTGTAAATTGAAAAGCTTTCAGCTCTAAAATGTTTATGTGTAAGGACTGTTCCACAATAGACCACTCTCCGCCAGTACGGACATTGTCATTTTTGTTATACGCCCCCCATCCAAGTTTCGAAGCATCAGAATAAAGGACAAGTTTGGGTGGACCTTGTGACACTTTCTTATAGCAGAGGGGGAGGTTGGAAATCCACCATTCTAAAGAGCTATGAAGAGAATGTGGAATAGTAAAGAAGCTGTCATAATTCCCTTTGTGTTTTCCTAACTGGATTTCTTTCACCTTTTCAAGGGGTTTGTAATACAACGGGGCATACTGTACTCCTGGTTCGGTAGCTACCAGTTTCCCTATTAACTTGGAGAATTTTGAATAGAGATTCTTCTCTGAGAGAGCAGACTTTTGCATAACTCTATTACCTCCTGACATATCTCAGGAGTAAGCCTAATTGTCATAGTGATTGAACATAATAGAAACCCCAGAAACACTATTTGCTGACAAGGTCTTAGCACAGATTTGATAGGGTGGACTGTAAGCCCCAATGAGTCCATAAGCAGAACGGTGTCTGTTATGTTTTGCAGACAAGTATCATATGTTGCACCTTGCAGGCAGCTGTCATCAATATAAGATGAGCTGATATGACCAGATTCTCGCAAAGAAGCAAATACAGGTtttaatattttagtgaaaacccGAGGTGATGTCGTTAAGCCCATAACCAAAGCAGTGAATTGGTATTTCTGGTCCCcgtgaaaaaatctaaaatattttctatctgCTTGTTCGATAGGAATTGAGTAGAATGCTTCTGAGAGGTCAACCGAACCAAAATAACATGCAGGTCTTATGGCATTAATGGCTGACTGAAGGGTTTCCATTTTGAAATGTGTATGTTGCATGTGATACTCATTGAAATGTTTTAGATTCAAGATGACCCGTACTCCATTGTCCTTTTTTGGTCgtataaatatgtttgaaatgaaCTCTCCCGGGTCAGTGTCAAAGACTTTTTCAATTATCTTGCATCGTAAAAATCGTTCCAGTTCTGTGTTAATTTTTTGTTGCTCTTCGAATGAGAAAATCAGTGGTCTTGGAATGTGTCTCTGTTTAGGCTCACTGTCTAGTTCTACATTATAgcctttaattgtttgtaaaatCCAGTTATCGCGTGTCAGCCTATGCCAATTTGCTTTGTAAAGTTCTGTTTTGCCAGCCACAAAGTTTTCAGGTGTATTAATTAATTTGAACCCGAAGGTACCTACTGTAATCACATCCTCGTGTGTTGGTATGGACGTCTTTTGGCTTGCCCTTGTCTACAATACTGGACCAACTATTGAGGATAGTTATGCCTGATTAAGGTTCAAAGAAAGTAACACCTACTTATCAAGTTCTTTGAGTCTGGGAGTTCTAGAATCCAAGATGTGTACTCAGAGAAGTTTAAAATGTAAGTTCACAAGGCATTCTTATGGTAGAAATCAGAAACACTGGTTGTACTgagatttaaataaaacaaaaagaaaatgaaacagtgTAAAAGTGCATTTGATGCATTAAAATTTATGAGTAATGTGATTAGAGACAGTGACTTTAAATAGATACTCATGAAGAGGCCAAGTGCAACTTTTTGTAGTGTGATGTGATCGTGAAATACATGTACAGACAAATAAACACTGAATACAATGAATTCAGACAATCATTTATACAATGAATTCAGACAATCATTTTAAGTGTGCACTGAAATATTTTGCTGTAAAtatttgatcaattttatattCTTTGTAACTGATActgattatgataaaaaaaaatatatattaagaataacattttatcttcatgatgatgattatgatgaatAGTAGTATAAGGTAGACTGCTGGCAAGTTAGTCTTTGTATAAAGTATATGCCCCAAAAAAGGCATTTTGTAGtttctttcttaaaatgttttcgaAAAGAAAGGAATTTGGTAAGTTAGCATTTATAAGTAAAATAAGTAGTGCATTTCGcaatttctttcttaaaatattttcgaaTGGAAAGGAGTTTTGTGATTGTCTTTAAGTTTTGTAATGATGTTTATAATGTAATTTTTGTATTGAGGTAATTCTTTTTATATGAAGTGCTAGTCTTTACAATATTGACTTTGttcaaaatgaattaatttgCAGAGCAAATTTTTAAAGAGTATGCGGATGTGTGACAGGGTGAtgtttatgatgtaattttttatattatatataatgtttaaaataaatattcaagatataaataaagttgttattattattatagatacatttaacatttagaCAATGAGATTTATGTAAAGGTAATTAGTTATAAAGCATTAGCTTCAGGCTGATAGTAATTGATAAGTCTTTGAATGTGGGTTCCATACAGGTGTTACAAATTGATGCATATAATCTATGTCTACAATACTGGACCAACTATTGAGGATAGTTATGCCTGATTAAGGTTCAAAGGAAGTAACACCTACTTATCAAGTTCTTTGAGTCTGGGAGTTCTAGGTAGCAGAAACCATATTGGGATGAAAATTATGATTGATATGGGAATCTACATATCTATTGGATAATATTTCTAAAAGGGTGTGTTCATACATGAAAATCTTAGGGGCTGAGGAATGAATGAAAGAAGGGAGTTGAAGTTAGTTAGAGAAAAGAGGTAGTGATAGAAGGAAGTAGAGTTTGAAGGTTGACGGAAGAATATTAGTGAATAAATGCAAAGTTACAAATGATGGACATGGATGTTGAAATTAATGATCGAAAATAAATAGTAGAACACAGAAAACGAGTTGTATGTGTTAATTCCCCAAATGAGTAAGAACAGtcataatattaaagaaacaaatttGAGCCGGTTatagtaatatgagctacaagtttcaaatgtcaaactgatgctgaaatattaagaaagtaggtcagtaggtcacattcatggtcactgaaagtcagttttaagaacggtgtgcaaaactgtataattatgtcatccaaatttcaaggctgtatcttaaaaaacaaaaaagtaggtcagtaggtcaaggtcacagtcaaatgacccctacttaaggtcatcagataattataataaacccttagcctgctaaatttctaaaatggactgttccatcattcagtttgggcaataccatttattattcgaaggggtgttcactgaaaatttactaactgaatagcaaccagtgcagaccatgatcagcctgcacggatgtgcaggctgatcatggtctgcactggtcgcaaaggcaaaaccaatcgccgccagcaggctaagggttaaacagtccaggaaatatgatcagataatttttgaagtattttttcctatataactcatataacaagtgaccccaggtggggcctcttttcaccccaggagcataatttgaacaatcttggtagaggaccactaggcaatgctacataccaaatatcaaaggcctagaccttgaactttcagacaagaagattttaagtttttttcctatataagtctatgtaaaacttgggaccaccagggcagagcctcttttcagccaaggggcataatttgaacaagtttggtagaggaccacaaggcaatgatacataccaaatatcaaaggcctaggtcttgtggtttcagacaagaagatttttaactttttttccctatacaagtctatgtaaaacttggaacccccggggggagcctcttttcacccgaggggcataatttgaacaatctatatagaggaccactagatgatgtcacatgccaaatatcaaggctctatgtcttgtggttttggacaagaagaccactagatgatgctacataccaaatatcaatgccctatgatctgtggttttggacaaaaaagatttttaagtttttccttttggttgccatggcaaccagagttctgtatggaattcaaatctttgaacaattttgaaaggaagccacccaaggatcattcctatgaaatttggtgtaattctacccagtggttttgaagaagaagatttttttagaaattgttgacggacgacggacaactcACACCttacaacggacattgagcggtcacaaaatatcaaggcctagatcttgtggttttagacaagaagaattttaattttttaaaaatgtcttcatggaaggcagagttatgaaccagacacagAAAAAAAGCTCTGTTGGCCTTTGACCCCCAACTGCGACCTTCACCTTTGAGCCAGTGGTCCAGGCTTttcgcatgacacatcgtctcatcatggggaacatttgtgcaaagtaatattaaatttccttaatgaatgacaaaccagacacaaaacagaccctgttcatgccatgttaacatttgactgctaagtgtgaccttggcctttgagctaggggtctgaaagttgtgcatgacacatcgtcttattatggggtacatttgtgccaagtgatattacaagagctgtcaggagacagcgcgcttgcctatttcaatgctggatagtgaaactgggcacatttgaggaaactggagctgtcaccagtgtttaatgacttcaatggtggatgaagatattgcacaatagcttgagtctgtgtcaaaaattttaagtaataagagaggtaaagataaagtgtatcaaaacacaatattagtataattctaagcaaaaagggggcataattcataaaatattgttagagttatgcaccttgtgtcatatgatgtgggtgcaTGATGATGAAACaatacttcaagtttgaatcaagtgcattttgtaataactgagatatagtgaaaatgcatcaaaattaaccttaaattttaagtaaagggggcattattcaagAAAAGTTGGTaccagaattatgcaccttgtgtcatatgatgtgggtgatgatgttgaacaactattttaagtttgaatcaaatccattcagtaacaagcaaattcaatgaattggtatcccccgccgaaagggtttgtgttgaggaatggcaaaaaaatatatccggcaaaaagttaaggatgttaataagaagcaaataatttcattagtcaaaatcaattttaagagaaaacaaatgtttgattaaagagtacataataaatgtatgatactttgatcctgactaaagaatttattttgaatgggatatgcttactgtaataagcttagcttttaaaattaaatgcagttaattgaaatgtgggcttgaagtttaactggaatgaaatactgtctttgagtggtttggcaccaggtgttgttgtttaacatgtacatttgaacttaaaagaacagatgtccttaagagaatacaggtaagatatcttgaacatggctgagggcaaggtttgtgcagtcacaactcaacatgttgaaggtttgaatataaaaaaaaaaaaataaaaaaaaaaaaaaagaatggaaatatatatatgtatatatttatttttttagggggtgggggtgcgagggaacgggagaggaaacaaactttcacatgttgattataaatattgatggaaaattaaaaatgaaaaaaaaagggtaaaagggtgaagttgggggtgggggcagaggatgcatgatcagtggtgggcatgactgggtggaggagtgaggttggggaatggtacaacttgcatgttgataaataatcatggaaggtttgaaaaaaatctaaaataagaaatgaaaaaaaaaaaaagatttttttttggggggggggggggggggggagggggagggggtgtgaccaaggcaagtgggtgaccaggtgtgggtgcgcaacttcacatgtttataataaatgttcacagaaaagaatggaagaaatttaatgaaattctaccaaatggtaagtttgttatgtacaaatatgtggattattagacaattaaagggcaataactctgaagttacaaaagaaatccatacaaagTTGTTGTGCACAACCatattatagtgctctaaattctgttaaagtttcatagttcaaggtcaaatatatcaaaagttatgatgcagaaattgccatatctatagatctatagtaccctatatatagttaacactagaaacttctaagggccataactctggtgttacttgggcaatctgtctgaaacttgatgggccccataacctcatagtgttgaacatgaagtttgtttgaaaaaaatctaaaaaaaggaatgaactgtttttttttttgtgtgttttttttttttggggggggggggggggggggggggtcggtggatcggtgtgatcaaggtaagtgggtgaccaggtgtgggtacacaacttcacatgtttacaataaattacaataaatgttcatggaaaagaatgaaagaaatttaatgaaattctaccagatggtatgtttgttatgtacaaatatgtggatttttatacaattaaagggcaataactcttaatttacaaataaatccaaatgaaattgtgtgtacacaaccacattatggtgatctaaattctgtttaagtttcatagttctaggtcaaatatatcaaaagttatgatgcagaaattgccatatttatagtaccctatatagttaacactagaaacttctaagggccataaatctggtgttacttgggcaatctgactgaaacttgacaggccgcaagaactcatagtggtgaacaggtatatgaagttttaaatacatattccaaaccatttcctagatatggctctggacagacggacaacgccaaaactatatccctccgactttcgtcggggtataataacagagatagagtgaaagagagaaagtgcatcaaaactttaacttgaaattctaagtaaaaagggggaataattcatgataaATTTGTACcatagttatgcaccttgtgtcatatgatgtgggtgatgatgttgaaaaatatttaagtaggaatcaaatccattcagtaataacagagatagagtgaaagtgcatcaaaactttaacctgaaattctaagtaaaaggggggaataattcataaaatatttgtaccagagttatgcaaaTTCCTCATGTACCTATACAGGGCACTGAATTAATCCTGTACGACAAAAAAAGAGACTCATGAGCCCAGGGCAGCAACTTATCTTGTACCAGCTAAGACACTCATTTACCCAGTGCACTAAATTCATACTGTACCTACACAGAAACAAATGAGCCCAGTTCAAAAAAATCATCCTTACAGACACTTATGCACCAAATTCCTCCTGAAACAGTACAGACACTCATGCACCTGAGacaccaaattcatcctctacaagCACAGAAATTCATATGCACCCATGGCATGAAATTCTTCATGTATCAATATGGAAACTCATGCACCCAGAGCAACAAATTtatcctgtaccagtacagacactCACGTGCCAAAGGGAAAAAATAATCCTGTACAAGTTCAGACACTTATGCACCAAGGGCACCAAATTCGTTCTGTACCAGCACAGATGCTCATGCACCCACGGCACCAAATTCGTTCTGTACCAGCACAGATGCTCATGCACCCACGGCACCAAATTCATTCTGTACCAGCACAGATGCTCATGCACCCACGGCACAAAATTCATTCTGTACCAGCACAGAAGCTCATGCACCCACGGCACCAAATTCATTCTGTACCAGCACAGATGCTTGCCTCTGCAAAATGAAATGCATGAAGTCATGAATTTTTCATACTTTCAAGAATTGTTCATGAACTATTCTTGATAAGTTCTCActtcatgaagttttatttaatattcCTAAAATACTCTTGAACTATTTATGAAGAAAGTGAAGTCTGTAATTTTcacaatgtgttattttcacagtGCACTAGTTTAGGCGCAAAAATTGTAGgtctttcatttttgttgttcATAATTATTTGTAGCTGTAGTGTTGAAATGTTGTAGAAAGGAATAATATAGGGTATTGGGTGCTTCTTTATCTGTATTTTCATATTAATGGCAATAGTTATAAGATGACGCAATTGTCATCAGTTTTCACAATGTTGGTATCATATGTTTCATTACAAATAGAAAGGTACTGTAACTCACAAAGCTAGTATTTCATCACTTTTGTTGCAGTCATCACTTCCTTGATCAATACCTGTATCTGCAGGCAAACTGAAGCTTGGTATCTGACCACCATTTTCTTTGGCTGCGAAATCTCGCACAAATATATCAGGCAGTTCTTGGGTCAATATGTACctcatgaaata
This window of the Mercenaria mercenaria strain notata chromosome 5, MADL_Memer_1, whole genome shotgun sequence genome carries:
- the LOC123558461 gene encoding uncharacterized protein LOC123558461 — translated: MSGGNRVMQKSALSEKNLYSKFSKLIGKLVATEPGVQYAPLYYKPLEKVKEIQLGKHKGNYDSFFTIPHSLHSSLEWWISNLPLCYKKVSQGPPKLVLYSDASKLGWGAYNKNDNVRTGGEWSIVEQSLHINILELKAFQFTILTFCKDISDKHVRVFTDNTTTCSYVNCLGGKKHELNALARDIWFWCIARNIHISAAHVPGEQNSEADEQSRTVNDDLEWALKSKIFQSVEIRFPGISIDLFASRLNHKTPQYVSRKPDPNALAIDAFALTWTDHLYYIFPPFSLIPRILQKIEEDEAEAVLVAPIWPTQCWWPNLLRIIMDQPIRLPNPQRILFLPHKPDRIHPLKKLKLGVFHVSGRSFAEEVSQKWRANSYSNPGGTVPKGSMTHISKNGLNFVDLT